Below is a window of Candidatus Cetobacterium colombiensis DNA.
TTTCAGATAATTTTAGATCTAAAATAGATGAATTAAAGGAAGAAAATAAAAATTTAGAAGAAACTTTAAAAAATCAAAGAGAAAAAAATCTTCAATTAGTAAACATAAATGAAAGATTAAAAAGTAGAATAATTGGAAGTAAAGAAAGTATTTTAACGCTACATCAATTAACATCTTCAATCTTATTGCAAAATGTAGATAAAATATTTACCCAAGTTTTAGAAATATTAATAGATTTTTTAGGAAGTGATGTAATATCCATATATTTATATAACGAAGAGAGAAAAATATTTAGAGCGAGAATCAAAATAGGAAATAGTGTGATTCCAAATTTTATTGAAATTAAAGCAGGTGATATTTATTCTAAAGTTTTAGACTTAAAAACAGTTCAATGTGGAAATAAAGAAGAAAATAAAGCTTCTCCAGTTTACGTAGCTCCTATACTAAAAAATAATAACGTTATAGGGATTATAAATATAGAGAGATTAAAGTATGAAAATCAAGAAAAATATTTATTAGAACTTTTTAAAGTTATAAGTCAGTGGATTAATAACGCTTTGGTAAAAGCTTTTGAAGAAAATGAAATTGAAATAAAAAAGAATGTATTTGAAAATACAAGAATTTATAATTTAAAATATTTTTCA
It encodes the following:
- a CDS encoding GAF domain-containing protein, translated to MKKNFFVNILESLIYCLLVYLVFFYYSNFKNDFLTMNIQPLTIVVGVMALKYGVYTSLQTVIIASFFYIFSYYKLGNDPVVFFLDFNYYKFILIFFFIGLTLGRVSDNFRSKIDELKEENKNLEETLKNQREKNLQLVNINERLKSRIIGSKESILTLHQLTSSILLQNVDKIFTQVLEILIDFLGSDVISIYLYNEERKIFRARIKIGNSVIPNFIEIKAGDIYSKVLDLKTVQCGNKEENKASPVYVAPILKNNNVIGIINIERLKYENQEKYLLELFKVISQWINNALVKAFEENEIEIKKNVFENTRIYNLKYFSQILEEDKKRKKKFGADYIALETINPGLEPEELNELIKGKMRDIDVIGMSDEVIKFIFVNASKDDKLLLIKRMSEMLSGAELYEI